The Drosophila nasuta strain 15112-1781.00 chromosome 2R, ASM2355853v1, whole genome shotgun sequence genome segment AATGAGGCGTAGCCGGCATTTGCACATGTATTTGAAATCTGATTAATCATTGGCTCCATTATCTTCTGATGCGGATAGTCCTTGGCAATGGCGAAACGAAAGATCCATGCGGCATTGTAGACAGCATGGTGATTCTTAACGCTAATCGTTGCCACAATGCGTCGTCGAAACTTGTTCTTATACGTCTCATCAAAAGGCGCTTCATCCATGAATATCTGATAGCTCGCCTCGTTGGGAGCACAGCGAAATATGAATGGTTCATAGCACTCAGCAACTAGCGATTGCGAGGGTTTCACCTGCGGCAGGAAATTCaataattcaaatactttACTTCAACATTAGTACTTACCCTCATTAGCTCCACTGCCTTAGCATAGAAGGAGAAGTAGGTGCTGGTAAAGAGGAAGAATACGCAACCGGGTATTGTGAGGACGCAGAATAGAAGCGGCACACCCAGAAAAATGAAGAATATTGCCCAAGTGATGACTATAAATTGTAGTGTTATCTGTAATTAAGATGTAGGCTATTAAGATGCATCCACGCCCGAATCAGATAAGTCACGTATGGCAAAAGAAAGCTGAGCTCACCTCCCGAAAGCAGAAGGCAAAGAAAGATTTTGAGGAGAATGACATAATGTAGTCCCGCACCAACTCCTGGCACTTGAGCTCGTCGTCTTCCCGATAGTTGCGAATAACAATAAATGGTTGCATCTAATGTCACttaacacaaattaaaaatctttaaaatccGATTCCaagcgaaataaaaaacaaaatcaaaacatcaGCAAGCAGTGCGACCACAGCAACATTATTTCagtactaaatactaaaaatacttatgcatttatttgcaCGAACATATCGCCGTGTTGCGTtactgttatcgataacattatTAGCAGACCAACTGTTATTTTAACGTCCATTGGAATTTAAAATCGGTTTATGTTTTTAtgcaatcaaataatttatttatattgtacgCACATCAATTTTATAAAGCAAATATGGGAATTAGGCCTTTTTCTGCATTGCTTCGATAAATCCCTTCAATGCAGCCAAACCCTTCTCATTCTCCTCCCATCCGGGTGCTACTTTAGAGCAATTGTCGTACCATCGCACAATATTAGCGTATTTGCTCAAATCCAGTTTTACAATGGTAAATGAAGAAATAGTGGCCAAGATGGCAGTATCAGCAACAGTGAATGAGTCACCTGCTACATATTTTTGCCCTTCCAAGAAAGCATTCAGAAAACCGAGGGCCTCTTCCACCTTCTTGAATAGCTCTGGATCAGCAGCTTTCTTTTGCAACTGAGGAGTGTAATAATCTCCGAGAGCCTTATACAAGGTACCCATATCAAAGAACAGGCGTTGATTCACAATAGCGCGTTTCTGAGGATCCTTGGGATAGAGAGAATCATCCTTTCCGTATTTCTCAATCAGATAGGTAAGAATGGCACGGGACTCCCACAGAACAAATCCGTTGTCGACAATCGTAGGAAGGGCGTGCTCAGGATTAAGCTTAGCGAATTCTGGCTTCAAATGTTCTTCCTTGGCTACGTTTATTTCAATCTTGTTAAATTCCAGGCCAAGAGCCTTACCAATCATAAGGATGGAACGACAAGTGGCGGCCAGAGGCGAATAATAAAAATCCATTTTACTTTGTAATGTGATTGTTTGACGGGCTGAACGATAACTATTTCGACTATGCAAACCAACTCGATTTTTATACTGTTTGTGTCACTGATAAGCCAAGCCTTTTATTATCTGCCAATATCGCGATGATGCATTTTGGGCAAgcattattttcaatatgatAAGATTATGGATTTCTAAAAGTTCATCGTTACAGTTCGGGGGTATTTCTACgattaacattaaataaaaagtttgaaCTGCTTCATGATAGTTAAACACATTTACCATCAAATAGAATTctcatataaaagtatttcgaaagaaacttattttattgcataatttttacattttacataacTTTTATTAATGGAAAACTGTTCCCCAAAAGAAATGATAAATAACTGCTGAGTCTTAATAGTTTCAAGAATTATCATTAATAGTCTCACagcaattaaaagttaaatcaataatttttatattatattttatataatttttttaagttaagatatgcaatttatatttaagcttaataaaataataattataccaATTGagaatataactttttatataaatttttagcTGCCGAATCAATCACATTGCCCAACCCGGCCATTTTCGTTATgcttaagcaaaacaaaattgaatttgaaaatatcagtAACCAGTGCGACCGCATTCAACAAATACTATACAATACCATTTTCTGGTAATATCGATGTTTTGTAGTGTCGCGTGGAGCATGACAAtcattcaatttatatatcaGCTTAAGCGATTTTGTTCAATCGATTATCGCTCCAAAATGTTttgtgaataataaaaataaactcattTAGAGGTATAATTTGACCGCGGCATTATGACGAAAAAAATCATATCtgcaatttccataaatgtTATCTATTTTATTCATCGCAAATTTAAACATAGTTTGAATCTCGATAACGTGAGCAGTTGCCTAGAGTTACTccatttaaaatcaatttattcttcgatgcaaataaaaataaattaaattaatcgaAAAGCTTAAATCGAGAAGATTTCTTAACTGCCAAATAAAATTCCAAAGTTGTTGATTTATAATAGaaagaaaattttttatttattgggCTCCAAGCGAGATGTGGTTTGCCCTCCAAGAAACTAACAACGAAATTGAGAGTTCCTTCTTGAATAGCTCAGAATCAAATGAATTCTTGAAAAACAATGGTTAGTAATAAACTGTGAGAGTCT includes the following:
- the LOC132784349 gene encoding uncharacterized protein LOC132784349, producing MQPFIVIRNYREDDELKCQELVRDYIMSFSSKSFFAFCFREITLQFIVITWAIFFIFLGVPLLFCVLTIPGCVFFLFTSTYFSFYAKAVELMRVKPSQSLVAECYEPFIFRCAPNEASYQIFMDEAPFDETYKNKFRRRIVATISVKNHHAVYNAAWIFRFAIAKDYPHQKIMEPMINQISNTCANAGYASLECTISEWQEHERDFYDDMGFVTRQIYHKQIIGSSVTVMKTQLTFSLRTDDTLQKQN
- the LOC132784350 gene encoding glutathione S-transferase D1-like, yielding MDFYYSPLAATCRSILMIGKALGLEFNKIEINVAKEEHLKPEFAKLNPEHALPTIVDNGFVLWESRAILTYLIEKYGKDDSLYPKDPQKRAIVNQRLFFDMGTLYKALGDYYTPQLQKKAADPELFKKVEEALGFLNAFLEGQKYVAGDSFTVADTAILATISSFTIVKLDLSKYANIVRWYDNCSKVAPGWEENEKGLAALKGFIEAMQKKA